In the Candidatus Hydrogenedentota bacterium genome, one interval contains:
- a CDS encoding sugar phosphate isomerase/epimerase, with protein sequence MGMRLSRRGFIGASAAALAAAGAISAQDAPARQPVVCVFSKHLQGLSAYGALAAQARGLGFDGIDLTVREGGHVLPGRAAEDLPRAVAAIRAEGLEVPMITTRIADGDDPDARPVLEAAARAGIRHVRVGGHRYPFAGDPIAFLDSLTAKLRSLASLLEEYGLEAGYHNHSGMLNVGAPVWDLHYLLERVGSEHLGSNFDLGHAMVEGSYGDWQVTTRLIAPRTKMVSVKDFRWAGNKPEWTPLGDGIVPITDMLRLLRAARFRGPVSIHFEYDLGDETAALEHMRRDVQTLKSHLSEAGFA encoded by the coding sequence ATGGGAATGCGCTTGTCGCGCCGAGGCTTCATCGGGGCGTCTGCCGCCGCACTCGCGGCCGCAGGCGCCATTTCCGCGCAGGACGCGCCCGCGAGGCAGCCCGTGGTTTGCGTGTTTTCGAAACACCTACAAGGCCTGTCGGCGTACGGTGCGCTTGCGGCGCAAGCGCGCGGCCTCGGTTTTGACGGAATCGACCTGACCGTGCGCGAGGGCGGCCATGTGCTGCCAGGGCGCGCCGCGGAGGACCTGCCGCGGGCGGTTGCGGCGATCCGCGCGGAGGGGCTTGAGGTCCCCATGATCACCACGCGGATTGCCGACGGAGACGACCCGGACGCACGGCCCGTTCTGGAAGCGGCCGCGCGGGCGGGAATCCGGCATGTGCGCGTAGGGGGGCACAGGTATCCCTTCGCGGGAGACCCGATTGCGTTCCTGGACAGCCTGACGGCGAAACTGCGCTCGCTGGCCTCATTGCTGGAGGAATACGGCCTGGAGGCGGGCTACCACAACCACAGCGGCATGCTGAACGTGGGCGCGCCCGTCTGGGACCTGCATTATCTGCTGGAGAGGGTGGGGTCGGAGCATCTGGGCTCGAATTTCGACCTGGGTCATGCCATGGTTGAGGGGTCCTACGGCGATTGGCAGGTCACGACGCGCCTCATCGCGCCTCGCACGAAGATGGTCTCCGTCAAGGATTTTCGCTGGGCAGGGAACAAGCCCGAATGGACGCCCCTCGGCGACGGGATTGTGCCTATCACCGATATGCTTCGTCTCCTGCGCGCGGCGCGCTTCCGCGGCCCCGTCTCCATCCATTTCGAGTACGACCTTGGCGATGAAACGGCCGCCCTCGAACACATGCGCCGCGACGTGCAGACCCTGAAGTCCCACCTGAGCGAGGCGGGGTTCGCGTGA
- a CDS encoding FliA/WhiG family RNA polymerase sigma factor, which yields MDERELWVRYKEQGDDAAREWLIMHYMRVVRFIAGRMAIHVPSNVEMDDLVGWGVMGLIDAVQRYDHTQDIKFSTYASIRIRGAIIDQIRSLDWAPRSLRNMARKIGAAREKLRHQQGRDPSAEDLAEALGTTVQHVEETVAQLQTAQVLSLDEYLPAADAEEIRKVHVTGDAASPTPSQLLEAKERQQRLADAILELPEQQQKVLNLYYYRELTLKEIGVVLEVTESRVCQIHSAAVKRLREVMRGES from the coding sequence ATGGATGAACGGGAATTATGGGTGCGCTACAAGGAGCAGGGCGACGACGCTGCCCGCGAGTGGCTCATCATGCACTATATGCGCGTGGTCCGGTTCATCGCGGGGCGCATGGCGATCCACGTGCCGTCGAATGTTGAAATGGACGACTTGGTGGGGTGGGGGGTAATGGGCCTGATCGACGCCGTCCAGCGTTACGACCACACGCAGGACATCAAGTTTTCCACCTATGCGTCCATTCGCATTCGCGGCGCGATCATTGACCAGATTCGCTCGCTGGACTGGGCGCCGCGCTCCCTGCGAAACATGGCGCGCAAAATCGGGGCGGCCCGCGAGAAGCTCCGGCACCAGCAGGGGCGGGATCCGTCCGCGGAGGACCTTGCGGAAGCGTTGGGAACGACGGTGCAGCACGTCGAAGAGACGGTGGCCCAGTTGCAGACGGCGCAGGTGCTCTCGCTTGACGAGTATCTGCCCGCCGCCGATGCGGAGGAAATCCGCAAGGTGCACGTTACGGGCGACGCCGCATCGCCGACGCCGAGCCAGTTGCTGGAAGCCAAGGAACGGCAGCAACGGCTCGCGGACGCGATTCTGGAGCTACCGGAACAGCAGCAAAAAGTGCTAAACTTGTATTACTACCGGGAATTGACGCTGAAGGAAATCGGCGTTGTGCTGGAAGTTACCGAATCGCGCGTGTGCCAGATACACAGCGCCGCGGTGAAACGGCTGCGCGAGGTCATGCGCGGAGAATCGTGA
- a CDS encoding glycosyltransferase family 9 protein, which translates to MRILWVHAGGVGDFILSCPALECLAAEHTVEVAGLLERASLAVAGGLAARAHSLDATGFGSLWGTASARLRGFVSGFDRAVVWMRDDDGMIASGLRDCGVKEATCFPGLPPGNWPRHASEYYLERLGHARHAPFRLRVPPAPGQDVVIHPGSGSPNKNWPRERFQQLSESLTAQGRRVAWCLGPAEEALAPPEQCPSLRGLPLVELARVLAGARLYVGNDSGITHLAAAAGCPTIAIFGPTDPRVWAPRGEHVRVLQGPPWPDTEEVLQESSAVLAAIPFMGA; encoded by the coding sequence ATGCGTATCTTGTGGGTGCATGCGGGCGGCGTCGGAGACTTCATCCTGTCTTGCCCCGCCCTCGAATGCCTCGCCGCCGAACACACGGTCGAGGTAGCAGGCCTGCTCGAACGGGCGAGCCTCGCCGTGGCCGGAGGTCTGGCGGCGCGGGCGCATTCGCTGGACGCGACCGGCTTCGGCAGCTTGTGGGGCACGGCGAGCGCCAGACTGCGGGGCTTTGTGTCCGGCTTTGACCGAGCCGTGGTCTGGATGCGCGATGACGACGGCATGATCGCTTCGGGTCTCCGGGACTGCGGCGTGAAAGAGGCGACGTGCTTCCCCGGATTGCCGCCAGGCAATTGGCCGCGCCATGCTTCCGAGTATTACCTCGAGCGCCTGGGGCACGCGCGCCACGCCCCCTTCCGGTTGCGGGTCCCTCCCGCGCCGGGCCAGGATGTGGTCATTCACCCGGGCAGCGGCAGCCCGAACAAGAACTGGCCACGGGAGCGGTTTCAACAACTCTCGGAAAGCCTGACCGCCCAAGGCCGGCGGGTGGCATGGTGCCTGGGACCGGCGGAAGAAGCGCTCGCCCCGCCGGAGCAGTGTCCGTCTCTCCGCGGCCTCCCGCTCGTCGAATTGGCGCGTGTATTAGCGGGCGCGCGCCTGTATGTGGGCAACGACAGCGGCATCACGCATCTCGCCGCCGCGGCCGGCTGCCCCACTATCGCCATTTTCGGCCCGACCGACCCGAGAGTATGGGCGCCCCGCGGAGAACACGTGCGCGTTCTGCAGGGACCGCCGTGGCCCGACACAGAGGAAGTGCTTCAAGAGTCATCCGCGGTGTTGGCGGCAATTCCATTCATGGGCGCATAA
- a CDS encoding FliM/FliN family flagellar motor switch protein translates to MMQSAVAKVVAEHLLKGAFDVLDALLAKTFRFDVMGADALDTAGAAGYLADFGVCMSSRVAQDGGSVALLFRVADAVQIAAQVQGEAPVVMSALDDGQRAVLREVAESALGGAVTCLLEAAGRTIERMEETRIEEHVAEDAAALLDHLGRAVTAAPFSFSAEGTSGSGVLLFSDTFEQAVPPKMLAGAAAPKPEPTLSAEEMSDILSGFGEAALQPPGQAAAAPVTPPNIDMVLDIKLVATARLGRIEMAVGDILGLGPGSIVEVGHLIEEPVELLINDRLIARGDVVVVDEKFGLRITEIISPKERIQSLR, encoded by the coding sequence GTGATGCAGTCTGCCGTGGCAAAGGTGGTGGCGGAACACCTGTTGAAGGGCGCGTTCGACGTGCTCGACGCGTTGCTGGCCAAGACGTTCCGCTTCGACGTGATGGGAGCGGACGCCCTGGATACAGCGGGCGCAGCGGGCTATCTGGCCGATTTCGGCGTCTGCATGAGTTCTCGGGTCGCCCAGGACGGCGGAAGCGTCGCTCTGTTGTTTCGTGTGGCGGACGCGGTGCAGATTGCCGCGCAGGTGCAAGGAGAGGCGCCGGTTGTCATGAGCGCGCTGGACGATGGGCAACGCGCCGTGCTCAGGGAAGTGGCGGAATCCGCCTTGGGGGGCGCGGTCACCTGCCTGCTGGAAGCGGCGGGCCGAACCATTGAGCGAATGGAGGAGACCCGCATCGAGGAGCATGTGGCCGAGGACGCGGCCGCGCTGCTCGACCATTTGGGCCGCGCCGTAACGGCCGCGCCGTTTTCGTTCTCCGCGGAGGGGACCAGCGGCTCGGGCGTGCTGCTCTTCAGTGATACGTTTGAGCAGGCGGTGCCTCCGAAGATGTTGGCCGGCGCCGCCGCGCCCAAGCCGGAGCCCACGCTAAGCGCGGAGGAAATGTCCGATATCCTCAGCGGATTCGGCGAAGCCGCGCTGCAGCCCCCGGGACAGGCCGCGGCCGCGCCGGTTACCCCGCCGAATATAGACATGGTGTTGGATATCAAGCTTGTCGCGACTGCCCGGCTCGGACGGATAGAGATGGCCGTTGGCGATATCCTTGGGCTTGGCCCGGGCTCGATCGTCGAAGTCGGCCATCTCATCGAAGAACCGGTCGAGCTGTTGATCAACGACCGGCTGATTGCCCGGGGCGACGTGGTCGTCGTGGATGAGAAGTTCGGCCTGCGCATCACGGAAATCATCAGTCCCAAGGAGAGGATCCAAAGCTTACGTTGA
- the fliM gene encoding flagellar motor switch protein FliM → MADILSQDEVDLLLSAVSDSEVETAPAVPVPADMQLTAYDFRRPERVSKEQLKGLQSLFDAFAREVNILFPPFLRTVVRLDLTSLDQLTYDEFILSVSRPTSLTVISMAPLDGTAVIEMSPSMVFPIVDRVLGGKGATLAEPRELTEIEDRIGQRIVMMMLDCLKRSWEQLIEFDLSILQTESDPLIVQIVAGSEMVVLVGYEMHVGEAVGTMNMCIPLMVINPVLDQISQQAHFTRRLSPELSSATRAIVEQILSRAVVPVDAILGQAQLSLSDIARLQVGDVVQLHTSPKEAIVLEVGGCPAFQARPGRRGEQSAVQLVSLVRM, encoded by the coding sequence ATGGCCGACATACTGAGTCAGGACGAAGTCGACCTTTTGTTGAGCGCTGTCTCTGACAGTGAAGTCGAGACGGCGCCCGCTGTGCCGGTCCCGGCCGACATGCAGTTGACGGCCTATGATTTCCGGCGTCCCGAGCGCGTGTCCAAGGAGCAATTGAAGGGGCTGCAGAGCCTCTTCGACGCCTTTGCGCGGGAAGTGAACATCCTCTTTCCTCCGTTCCTGCGTACGGTCGTGCGGCTTGACCTGACCTCCCTGGACCAATTGACCTACGACGAATTCATTCTGTCCGTTTCCCGGCCCACATCCCTCACGGTGATCAGCATGGCGCCGCTGGACGGCACGGCGGTGATCGAGATGAGCCCGTCCATGGTCTTTCCCATTGTCGACCGGGTGCTGGGCGGGAAAGGCGCGACGCTGGCCGAGCCGCGTGAACTCACCGAGATCGAGGACCGGATTGGGCAGCGGATAGTCATGATGATGCTCGATTGCCTGAAACGGTCCTGGGAGCAGCTTATCGAATTCGACCTCTCCATTCTCCAGACGGAGAGCGACCCGCTGATCGTGCAGATTGTCGCCGGCAGCGAGATGGTGGTGCTCGTGGGGTACGAGATGCACGTCGGCGAAGCCGTCGGCACCATGAATATGTGCATCCCGCTCATGGTCATCAACCCGGTCCTGGACCAGATTTCGCAGCAGGCCCACTTCACGCGCCGCCTGTCGCCGGAGCTGTCTTCCGCTACGCGCGCCATTGTGGAACAAATACTGAGCCGGGCGGTGGTGCCGGTCGACGCAATATTGGGTCAGGCACAGCTAAGCCTGAGCGATATCGCCCGTCTCCAAGTGGGCGACGTGGTGCAATTGCACACTTCGCCCAAGGAGGCTATCGTGTTGGAAGTCGGCGGCTGCCCCGCCTTTCAGGCCCGCCCGGGCCGGCGGGGCGAACAGAGCGCCGTGCAACTCGTGTCTTTGGTGCGGATGTGA
- a CDS encoding flagellar hook-length control protein FliK, with amino-acid sequence MFPLPPVVPIARQHVLASALRPGQTFHATVHGTSAEPVLLLAGARIPLENAARIVPGQAVEVEVVESGAGLALRVTPHAAAAQEAPPGAADAALRAALTEALRALGMTRHAGAAEAIAPRMLPPSAPALRQLLALFFGRGTAGADLTRIQSWIAQATAAGAAPPPGTEGVLGLLAALASGDARAFAAALEQLARARSPEARLVQFTAATGDAGPEGLDGLLSTYLARLAGHEPLRRFLRSQGALRSFDAAVQRVQERLDGAALQNLRGLEHPYVFLELPLPPDAGLRHAQVHFIGAGRGRGFDKDNVFIVIDVSTERMGDLWVTLGVASGTCRCGFRATDPDAVEAIRAHAPELAEALCAAGYRRVTVDAALWDGDRLRETAAIMRRFGGLDLRG; translated from the coding sequence ATGTTCCCCCTCCCGCCGGTTGTTCCCATCGCGCGACAGCACGTGCTGGCCTCCGCGTTGCGGCCCGGTCAGACCTTCCACGCAACCGTGCACGGGACCAGCGCCGAGCCGGTCCTCTTGCTCGCGGGCGCACGCATCCCGCTCGAAAACGCAGCGCGTATCGTGCCCGGGCAGGCCGTGGAGGTGGAGGTTGTCGAGAGCGGCGCGGGCCTTGCCCTGCGCGTGACGCCTCATGCCGCCGCCGCGCAGGAGGCGCCGCCGGGCGCGGCGGACGCCGCGCTGCGCGCCGCCCTGACGGAAGCGCTGCGCGCGCTGGGCATGACCAGACACGCCGGCGCCGCCGAGGCCATTGCGCCGCGCATGCTTCCGCCGTCCGCGCCGGCGTTGCGCCAGTTGCTGGCGCTGTTTTTCGGTCGCGGCACGGCCGGCGCGGACTTGACGCGGATTCAATCCTGGATCGCGCAGGCCACGGCCGCAGGCGCGGCGCCGCCACCGGGCACGGAGGGGGTGCTGGGGTTGCTGGCCGCCCTTGCCTCGGGAGACGCGCGCGCGTTCGCGGCCGCGCTTGAGCAACTGGCGCGGGCGCGCAGTCCGGAGGCGCGGCTTGTGCAGTTCACGGCGGCGACGGGGGACGCCGGGCCGGAGGGGCTGGATGGACTGCTCTCCACGTATCTTGCCCGGCTGGCGGGACACGAGCCGCTCCGCCGGTTCCTTCGGTCACAGGGGGCATTGCGCTCCTTTGACGCGGCGGTGCAACGCGTGCAGGAACGTCTCGACGGCGCCGCCCTGCAAAACCTGCGCGGACTCGAACATCCCTACGTTTTTCTCGAGCTGCCGCTGCCGCCGGACGCCGGACTGCGCCACGCACAGGTGCATTTCATCGGCGCGGGACGTGGCCGTGGCTTCGACAAGGACAACGTCTTCATTGTCATTGACGTTTCCACAGAGCGCATGGGTGACCTCTGGGTTACGCTCGGCGTCGCCAGCGGCACCTGCCGCTGCGGTTTTCGCGCCACGGACCCCGACGCGGTCGAGGCCATCCGAGCGCATGCCCCCGAACTTGCGGAGGCGCTGTGCGCGGCGGGTTATCGGCGCGTCACGGTCGACGCTGCTTTGTGGGACGGTGACCGCTTGCGTGAAACCGCCGCGATCATGCGGCGCTTCGGCGGATTGGACTTGCGCGGATGA